The DNA window TTTAGTATTTATTCTGGCATCCATAACCTTGTCCATAATCCCATAATAACCAGAATAATTATGCGCATATTCGCGTGCTCGGCAACTTGATAGGATAAATAAACCTGATTGAAACGAAGAAACCAAGTCTAATCAATACATAACGAACATCAACTTTTGTTTAACAGAATCATCCTAACCGCAGCGTAATGTATTGTCATTCAGTTCACCGCGCATCATTGCGCCAATAAGACACCACGCCGCTCATCCAGAGCCGCGGGTAAAGCCAAACAGCCAAACACAATCTCGCCGTGACAAAAAAAAGCCACGGTGCTGGAGTGATCGTAACGCCCCACGCGAAAGTGGGGCGGGAAGCATACTATTAGGCCAGTTTTGCGGCTACCGCCGCAATGCGCTGCCCATATAGCGTAGCGGTTTCCAAATCGCCGGTCAGCATTTCATCCACACTGGCATCCGCCGGGGTTTGCGCCAGCAGGCCAACCGAGCCCCCCAGGTTGTTGACGTCGGTACGCTGCGCCGCCTTGGTATTAGCCGGCAGCAGCCCCAGGCTGACCCACAGCCCACCGTGCTGTGAAGCCAGCGTCTGCAGCGCAATCAGCGTCACCTGCTTATCACCGTTCAAACTGGCGCTGTTGGTAAAGCCGCCGAACACTTTATCTTTCCACTTACCGGCAAACCAGGCTTTGGAACTGGCATCGGCAAACTTCTTGAATTGCCACGACGGGCCGCCCATATACGTTGGCGAGCCGAAAATAATGGCATCGGCTTCATCCAGCGTTTGCCAGGCCTGTTCACTGATGTTGCCTTCCGGATCGATGGCGATCAGTTCAGCACCCGCGCCCTCTGCCACCGTTTTTGCCAGACGTTCCGTGTGGCCGTAGCCGGAATGATAAATAACCACAGTCTTAGCCATAATATACTCCTGAAGTTGAATTACCGCAGCGGGCGCATGGCCCGCTATCGAGTGGGTTCTCTACCCTAAATAATTCGAGTTACAGGCCAACAATGCCAACACACCTACAACTTGAAGTATGACGGGTACCTAATAATCTAGTGCGTTCCGCCCTTGGGTAACAGCAATTCATCGGGCTCAATGATAAAAAGTGCCCTTCGGCCTGCTGGCTCTGCGGCTCACCGCAGTAATGGGTAAAAAAAATCCCGCTCGCGGCGGGATAAAGGATGGGAATGAATAATACGCTACAGGAAGGAATAAGGAGTAACACACAACATCATCGGGTAGGACTACCCTACCAAGGTGAGTGTATAGATTTGTCATCATCAGGTAAGTTTGCCTGGCCAGATGTAACCTTGAATTCAAACGCGACAAACAGCAGCCCAACCACGTTTTTTAGCCGGGATGAGGTTATTCCTATTTCAATTAGCAAGCAGGAGGAGTTCTTGTGCAGCCAGAGGCCAGAAGATATTCTGCAATGGTCGCATCCGGGCCCGCAATGCCCTTTTGTGACCACCTTTGTAACGTTTTAGCTAAGCATTTCGCCGCCTGATAACAGGCGGCTTTTTTCATGCCCGGATACAATATAAAACCCCGGCCATGGCCGGGGTGAGGCGCTACATCGGTTACCATGTGCAATAATACAACGGTGAACGTCGGCAATAATGACAAGCAATCATAACGATAAAAAAACTAAAAATTCATCCGATTGCCATATTTAGATAATAAAAAATATTGCGCATGGTTAAGATGCAGATATTTAAATGGAATTAATTAACCATATAAACATGGGAAAACTTTAGGTAAATCAGAGCTTGCCAGCCTGACTTCACTTTCCGGGTGGATATTGTAAGATCCATCCCCCCATTTAACGCCATATTGGGAAGCACTTTCAGAGCGTATCACGTTAATAACCTGGCCTTTCTTATTCTCTGAAATAAGCTTAACGATACTGCCAACAGGATATTTCATACATAAACCTCCAAATAGTGTTGCAAAGCTATCAAGGGATTAAGAAATACCGACAACGGCACTACCACCGCGAACCTAAGCGCAGTAGCGCCCGGCCACGGTCTAAAAAATATATTAACGCTGGCGGGCGTTGTCAACTCCAGGGAAATAGAATTTAATTAATTTAAAATCAATCAATTACATAATTTCCGTGATCCAGTTAACGCTTAATATTTCGTCTTCCCGGCGGTTCCTGGCGGCAATGACCGCCCCACCCCGGCCAAATGTACGCAAAACATCTGTATCGCCGTTGCACTGACAATATGCCGCACAGCGGCCGGATCTTAAGCAACGATATGAACCCGGCTGCGACAGTTGCTTACCACACCGGCAACCCACGCGCCAGCCGCAAACCATAGGGAACACATCAACCTGGACTCACCCCCAGGGGAAGGGCGAAGAGCCGCTCAGATAGGATATAACCCCAACAAACACGACCAACACCACCAGAGTAATAAAAAATAATCTCACGTTCTCCAACCTTTTCGGCCTAACGGCACATTTTTTTCGACTTGCTGATTGAACCATCATGACAAACAAATTTCCCACCCGCACAGTGGGATATGCCGCCTTTTTTACCGGAACACGGCGTATTAGCAGCGGCCGCCGCCAGCGTGAAAAGTGACATAAGTGACAAACAAAACACGAAAACGATTTTTTTCATCTGGGCTCCTGCGAATCGCGCCAGCGATCTTCTCACGCATCACTTGCGATAGCTATACCAAAATGCCCCGCAGCCGATCAAGAGCGACCACGGAAAAAACCATGTTAATTCATTAAGATAATTAATATCACCAGGGTGAGCTCCAGCCAGCGCTAACCCCATAGTTCGGTTACGCAAGTAGGGCTAACTCCCCCCAGCGTTCAATAAAAGCCCACCTGGAAAATTCACTGGACAAAAACAAAAAAATAATCTTATTTCATTATATTATAATCCTATACAAATACCGCCATTCATATCAAAATAACTTAAGGGAAAGGCTAAATTGAGCCAGATCAATTCAGGCCCGACTTTCATTTGATTAGCAAGCATTCAAATATCTATAGTATTTTTAAAAATTTAGTACAATACAAAAAAGGAATAATCCGTGTCCAATCACCGCTCAATATCATCCCCAAAGAAATTTATCATCGCAAAAGATCTCATGCTGGATCCCAGTGCATATATTCATGACTTCGGTAATAAAGCGCTTATTGTTTGCGACGTTTTCTTTCTGGATACCGTCAACTCAACGACTAAATTCAACCTGCAAAAAAACAATGTCGGCAGCGTTATAGAAAAATTCGCGGGTGAATGTACACAGAAAGAAGTCGATCGCCTGTGTGAAATACGAGAAAAAAATAGTTGTGATGTTATTGTCGGCATCGGCGGCGGGAAAACACTGGATGCAGCAAAAGCCGTTGCTTACCAACATAAAAAACCCGTCATCATCGTTCCAACCATCGCTTCCACTGATGCCCCATGCACCGCCCTGTCCGTGCTATATAAAGAAAACGGTGAATTTGATAAATATCTGTTCCTGCCGGAAAACCCGGATGCCGTATTAGCCGATCCAAACGTATTGGTTAAAGCGCCGGCGCGCTTTTTCTCTGCCGGCATCGGCGACGCGTTGGCCACCTACTTTGAAGCCCGCGCCTGCTACAACGCCGATGGCCTGAACCTGATCCTGAGAAAACCGTCCGCGACCGGCCTGGCTATCTCCAAGCTGTGCTTTGATCTGCTGAAAGCCAACGTCGAGCAGGCGATGATCTCCGTGGAAAATAAAGTCAGCTCGCCGGCTTTCGAAGCCTGCCTGGAAGCCACCATCTACGCCAGCGGCGTGGGCGCTGAATCCGGCGGCCTGGCCGCGGCCCATGCGGTGAACAACGGTATGTCCGTGGTGCCGGAATTACACCGGGCTCAGCACGGCGAAAAAGTGGTGTTCGGTCTGTTAACCCAGCTGGTGCTGGAAAACACGCCGAAAGAAGAGCTGGAAGAAGTCATTAATATCATCAAAATCGCCAAACTGCCGCTGTGCCTGGAAGACTTCGGCCTGACGGAATGGAAAGAAGCAGAGTGGCGTGCCGTTGCTGAAGTGGCCTGCGCCGAAGGCGACACCATGGGTAACATGGTAAGAAAAGTCACGGCGAACGATGTCTATGATGCGATGAAAGTGGCTGACTCACTGGGTAAATATTATCGCGATAAATAAACCGCCAAATACCTGAACCGGTTTACTACGCAAAAGCGGCCCTACGGCCGCTTTTCTATTTATTCTTGCCCCTTCTTAACTCACGCTGCTCGGCAATACCGGGTAATCAAAGACGATAATATCGCTCAGCAATGGCCGGAAGATCGCTTTTAAGGCATCGTGCTGCGGGTGCGGTAAATAGCGTTCACGCGTCTGCTCATCGCGGAAAGTCATCATCACACAGTGGCTAAAGCCGGCATTTTTCCCTTCAGGGCTGTCATTGTTGCCCCACTCAACGGCCAACACCCCGTCGATATGCTCGGGCATATGCAAAAACGCCTGTTTTAGCCTTTCGATTTCGCTCGCTGGGGCATCATCCTTAAAGGTAATCAACAAAATATGGCGTATCATCTATAAACTCCTATCGCAATTCCCTGTGCCAAGGATACGCCGTTGTGAACGGCGTTTCATCCCTCACCCCACGTGCGCGGCCTCAGCCAATTTCTCCTGCAACCAGCCAGCGCGCATCTCCGGCACCGAGTGCAGTAAGGTGTAAGTGTAATTATCCAGTGGCGGTGTGAACACCCGATCCAGTTCCCCCCGGCGCACGATATCGCCGTGGCGTAGCACAATCACCTCATCGGCAATCGCCCGCACCACGTTCAGATCGTGAGTGATAAACAGCAAAGCAATGCCCGTTTCCTGCTGAATGGATTTCAACAGCGCCAGCACATCGCGCCCAACCAGTGGATCCAACGCGGAAGTGGGCTCATCACAGACGATCACCTGCGGCTCAACGGCCAGAGCGCGGGCGATACACACACGCTGTTTTTGCCCGCCGGAAAGGTGGCTGGGATAACGTTCAGCCAATTCGGCAGGCAAGCCAACCTGTTGCAACAGGCGGTGGATACGCGCCCGGCGCTCATCGGCAGGCAGCGCCGTCAGGCACTGCATCGAACGTTCAATTTGCTGGCCAATGGTCAAACACGGATTCAGGGCCGTATCTGGGTGCTGATGGATCATCTGTATCGCGCCAAGCTGCTGCCGGCTACGCTTCGCCAGCGTGGCCGGCAGTGGCTTCCCTTCCAGCGTAACCGCCCCATGCTGCGCCGTCGCCAGGCCGCAGATCACCCGGCCGATCGTCGACTTACCCGCGCCGGATTCACCGATCAGCGCCAGCGTGCGCCCACGCCCGAGCGCCAGCGAGATATCTTGCAAGATCGGCTGCTGGTTGTACTGCAACGACACATCCTTCACTTCCAACACCGGCGCGGCGGCCGGGCGCGGCACGTGAACATCGCCATAAGTATGCAGCAGCTCACGCGTATAGGCCGCTTGCGGCGCGGCCAACAGCGCAGCGGTACTCCCCACTTCAACCTGCTTACCGTAGCGCAGTACCATAATCCGCTGGGAGACCTGCGTCACCACCGCCAGATCGTGGCTGATATAAATCGCCGCCACGCCGTTTTGGCGGATCACCGCATCAATGGCGCGCAGCACTTCAAGCTGAGTGGTAACATCCAGCGCGGTGGTCGGTTCGTCAAAAATGATCAGATCCGGCCCGGCGCAGATGCTCATGGCGATCATCGCGCGCTGCAGCTGGCCGCCGGAAACCTGGTGCGGATAACGGTGGAAGAAGACTGCCGGCTCCGGCAGCAACAGTTGCTCAAACAGCGTGATGGCGCGCGCTACCGTCTGTTGGCGGTTGAATACGCCGTGGCGCAGCGCGCTTTCAATCACCTGCTCGCCAATCTTTTTCGCCGGGTTAAACGCCGCCGAGGCTGACTGCGCTACATAGGCGATTCGGCTGCCGCGCAGTTTGCGCAGTTGGCGCTCTGGCATTCTCGCCATATCCCGGCCCTCAAACAGAATGCGCCCGCCAGTGATGTTCATCCCCTGGCGGCAGTGGCCCAGGATCGCCTGGCCAATGGTCGATTTGCCGGCGCCGGATTCGCCAATCAGCCCCAGCACCTGCCCCTTGTTCAGGGTGAACGAAATGTTGTCTACCAGTACGGCATCGCCCGCGCAAACCTGCAGTTGATCAACCTGCAGCAAGGGGAAAGAAGAAAGTGTGCTCATCGCGGGCTCCTACCAACTGCGGCTATGGCGGCTAAGCAACCAGTCCGCCACGCTGTTCAAACAAATGGCCAGCAGCGCAATGGCCGCACCGGGTAGCAACGCCGCCCACACGCCGAATAAAATGCCGTCTTTATTATCCCGCGCCAGCCCGCCCCAATCCGCCGTCGGCGGCTGAATGCCCAGGCCAAGGAACGACAGCGAAGAAAGGAACAGCAGCACAAAAATAAAGCGCAGCGCAAATTCGGCGATCAAGGTAGTGAATGCGTTGGGCAAAATCTCGCGCCACAGGATCCAGCTCACCGAATCCCCACGCAGGCGCGCCACCTCGATAAACTCCTGCGAAGAAATGTCCACTGCCAGCGAACGCGCCACGCGCAGCACGCGGGTGGATTCCAGCACGCCCAGCACCAGAATAATCATCGGGATGGTTTTCGGCAGCAGCGCCAACACCACTAACGCCAGAATCAACGTTGGGATCGCCATTAAAATATCGTTAAGGCGTGAAATGAGCTGATCGACCCAGCCACGGCAGAAACCCGCCAGGAACCCCAGCAAGGTACCAAGAACGAACGCCAGCAGCGTGGCAAGCGCGCTGACGCCCAGCGACGTTTGCGTGCCCCATACCAGGCGGGAAAACAGATCGCGCCCAAGATTGTCGGTGCCTAACCAATACTGGGCCGATATGCCCTCCCAGGCGCCGCCGACAACCTGATCGGCGCTATAGGGCGCGATCCAAGGGGCGCAAAGCGCCACCAAAATAAACAGCAGCATACCCAGCATGCCGGGAATAGCGGATAACTTCAGGCTAAACATCCAAAGGTATTCCTTGTTTCTTAAACATATCGGGGCCGCCGATGCCCTTAACGGCCATGCAGCAAGCGCGGGTTGGCAACCAGCGCCACCACGT is part of the Gibbsiella quercinecans genome and encodes:
- a CDS encoding flavodoxin family protein → MAKTVVIYHSGYGHTERLAKTVAEGAGAELIAIDPEGNISEQAWQTLDEADAIIFGSPTYMGGPSWQFKKFADASSKAWFAGKWKDKVFGGFTNSASLNGDKQVTLIALQTLASQHGGLWVSLGLLPANTKAAQRTDVNNLGGSVGLLAQTPADASVDEMLTGDLETATLYGQRIAAVAAKLA
- a CDS encoding glycerol dehydrogenase, encoding MLDPSAYIHDFGNKALIVCDVFFLDTVNSTTKFNLQKNNVGSVIEKFAGECTQKEVDRLCEIREKNSCDVIVGIGGGKTLDAAKAVAYQHKKPVIIVPTIASTDAPCTALSVLYKENGEFDKYLFLPENPDAVLADPNVLVKAPARFFSAGIGDALATYFEARACYNADGLNLILRKPSATGLAISKLCFDLLKANVEQAMISVENKVSSPAFEACLEATIYASGVGAESGGLAAAHAVNNGMSVVPELHRAQHGEKVVFGLLTQLVLENTPKEELEEVINIIKIAKLPLCLEDFGLTEWKEAEWRAVAEVACAEGDTMGNMVRKVTANDVYDAMKVADSLGKYYRDK
- a CDS encoding Dabb family protein, translating into MIRHILLITFKDDAPASEIERLKQAFLHMPEHIDGVLAVEWGNNDSPEGKNAGFSHCVMMTFRDEQTRERYLPHPQHDALKAIFRPLLSDIIVFDYPVLPSSVS
- a CDS encoding ABC transporter ATP-binding protein is translated as MSTLSSFPLLQVDQLQVCAGDAVLVDNISFTLNKGQVLGLIGESGAGKSTIGQAILGHCRQGMNITGGRILFEGRDMARMPERQLRKLRGSRIAYVAQSASAAFNPAKKIGEQVIESALRHGVFNRQQTVARAITLFEQLLLPEPAVFFHRYPHQVSGGQLQRAMIAMSICAGPDLIIFDEPTTALDVTTQLEVLRAIDAVIRQNGVAAIYISHDLAVVTQVSQRIMVLRYGKQVEVGSTAALLAAPQAAYTRELLHTYGDVHVPRPAAAPVLEVKDVSLQYNQQPILQDISLALGRGRTLALIGESGAGKSTIGRVICGLATAQHGAVTLEGKPLPATLAKRSRQQLGAIQMIHQHPDTALNPCLTIGQQIERSMQCLTALPADERRARIHRLLQQVGLPAELAERYPSHLSGGQKQRVCIARALAVEPQVIVCDEPTSALDPLVGRDVLALLKSIQQETGIALLFITHDLNVVRAIADEVIVLRHGDIVRRGELDRVFTPPLDNYTYTLLHSVPEMRAGWLQEKLAEAAHVG
- a CDS encoding ABC transporter permease — encoded protein: MFSLKLSAIPGMLGMLLFILVALCAPWIAPYSADQVVGGAWEGISAQYWLGTDNLGRDLFSRLVWGTQTSLGVSALATLLAFVLGTLLGFLAGFCRGWVDQLISRLNDILMAIPTLILALVVLALLPKTIPMIILVLGVLESTRVLRVARSLAVDISSQEFIEVARLRGDSVSWILWREILPNAFTTLIAEFALRFIFVLLFLSSLSFLGLGIQPPTADWGGLARDNKDGILFGVWAALLPGAAIALLAICLNSVADWLLSRHSRSW